One genomic window of Glycine soja cultivar W05 chromosome 9, ASM419377v2, whole genome shotgun sequence includes the following:
- the LOC114368778 gene encoding putative pentatricopeptide repeat-containing protein At1g12700, mitochondrial: MSFSRRLRFSVSLSIPNFSSFLQNSSHSHFHSQPPSIQNVDDAVSQFNRMLCMRHTPPIIQFNKILDSFAKMKHYSTAVSLSHRLELKGIQPDFFTLNILMNCFCHMGQINFGFSVLAKILKRGYQPHTITFTTLIKGLCLKGQVNKALHFHDKLLAQGIKFDQVSYGTLINGVCKIGDTRGAIKLVRKIDGRLTKPNVEMYNTIIDALCKYQLVSEAYGLFSEMTAKGISADVVTYTTLIYGFCIASKLKEAIGLLNEMVLKTINPNVYTYNILVDALCKEGKVKEAKNVLAVMLKACVKPDVITYSTLMDGYFLVYELKKAQHVFNAMSLMGVTPDVHSYTILINGFCKNKMVDEALNLFKEMHQKNMVPGIVTYSSLIDGLCKSGRISYVWDLIDEMRDRGIPANVITYNSLIDGLCKNGHLDRAIALFNKMKDQGIRPCSFTFTILLDGLCKGGRLKDAQEAFQDLLTKGYHLDVYKYNVMINGHCKQGLLEEALTMLSKMEENGCVPNAVTFDIIINALFKKDENDKAEKLLRQMICRGLL, encoded by the coding sequence ATGTCATTCTCACGAAGGTTAAGGTTTTCTGTCTCTCTTTCCATTCccaatttttcctcttttcttcaaaactcctcacattctcactttcacTCTCAGCCCCCATCCATTCAAAATGTTGACGATGCCGTTTCCCAATTCAATCGCATGCTGTGTATGCGTCATACCCCACCCATCATCCAATTTAACAAGATTTTAGATTCCTTTGCAAAGATGAAGCACTATTCCACCGCGGTTTCCCTTTCTCACCGATTGGAACTCAAGGGAATTCAGCCTGACTTTTTTACTTTGAACATTCTCATGAATTGTTTCTGTCATATGGGTCAAATCAATTTCGGTTTCTCTGTATTGGCCAAGATTCTCAAGAGGGGTTACCAGCCTCACACCATAACCTTCACAACACTCATCAAAGGTCTCTGTCTTAAGGGACAAGTCAATAAAGCACTGCACTTTCACGACAAGCTATTAGCACAAGGAATTAAGTTCGACCAAGTTAGTTATGGGACTTTGATCAATGGAGTATGCAAGATAGGAGACACAAGAGGTGCCATCAAGTTGGTGAGAAAGATTGATGGACGACTGACTAAACCTAACGTGGAAATGTACAACACAATTATTGACGCCCTGTGCAAATATCAACTTGTAAGTGAGGCTTATGGTTTATTTTCTGAAATGACTGCCAAGGGAATTTCTGCTGATGTTGTCACTTATACTACTCTAATATATGGCTTCTGCATCGCCAGTAAGTTGAAAGAAGCAATTGgtttgttaaatgaaatggtatTGAAAACTATCAACCCAAATGTTTATACCTATAATATACTGGTTGATGCATTATGTAAAGAAGGAAAGGTAAAAGAAGCCAAAAATGTTTTAGCTGTCATGCTGAAAGCATGTGTGAAACCTGATGTTATTACGTATAGTACTTTAATGGATGGATACTTCTTAGTTTATGAATTGAAGAAGGCACAACATGTATTCAATGCTATGTCCCTAATGGGAGTGACTCCTGACGTTCACAGTTACACGATCCTCATTAACGGATTTTGTAAGAATAAAATGGTGGACGAGGCATTAAATCTCTTTAAGGAAATGCATCAGAAAAATATGGTTCCCGGTATAGTCACATACAGTTCTCTTATTGATGGTTTATGCAAATCAGGGAGAATATCTTATGTTTGGGATCTTATTGATGAGATGCGTGATAGAGGTATACCTGCAAATGTAATCACCTACAATTCCTTAATAGATGGATTATGCAAAAACGGTCATCTTGACAGGGCAATTGCATTGTTCAACAAAATGAAAGATCAGGGAATTCGACCGTGTTCGTTCACATTCACTATACTTCTTGATGGACTATGTAAAGGTGGAAGACTTAAGGATGCACAAGAGGCTTTTCAAGATCTTTTGACTAAAGGATATCATCTCGATGTCTACAAATACAATGTTATGATCAATGGGCATTGTAAACAGGGCCTGCTTGAGGAAGCATTGACCATGCTGTccaaaatggaagaaaatggtTGCGTCCCTAATGCTGTTACTTTTGACATTATCATCAATGCTCTCTTTAAAAAAGATGAGAATGATAAGGCAGAGAAACTTCTTCGACAAATGATTTGTAGAGGGTTGTTGTAA
- the LOC114368468 gene encoding uncharacterized protein LOC114368468 — protein sequence MEGEASFSHITLPIFDGENYDLWEVKMQSYMESLDLWDAVEEDYEIYPLPENFTTAQIKNHKEKKMKKAKARSCLFTGVSQMIFIRIMTLKSPKAIWDYLKEEYAEDDRIRSMQVLNLRREFELQRMEESKTIKEYSNKLLGIANKTKLLGSDFADSRIVEKILVTVPERYEASIASLENTKDLTKITLAEVLHALQAQE from the coding sequence ATGGAAGGTGAAGCAAGTTTTTCccacataactcttccaatctttgatggaGAGAATTATGATCTTTGGGAAGTGAAAATGCAATCTTACATGGAGTCTTTGGATTTGTGGGATGCTGTGGAAGaggattatgaaatatatcCGCTGCCTGAAAATTTCACCACggcccaaattaaaaatcacaaggaaaaaaagatgaagaaggcaaaggcgAGGTCATGTTTGTTCACTGGTGTTTCACAAATGATATTCATCAGAATCATGACTCTTAAATCACCCAAAGCAATTTGGGATTATCTGAAAGAGGAATACGCTGAAGATGATAGAATACGAAGCATGCAAGTGCTGAATTTAAGGAGGGAATTTGAGCTTCAAAGGATGGAAGAGtcaaagacaatcaaagaatactcaAACAAATTGTTGGGTATTGCCAACAAGACAAAGTTGTTGGGTAGTGATTTTGCTGATTCGAGAATTGTAGAGAAAATTTTAGTAACGGTGCCGGAGAGGTATGAAGCATCTATAGCTTCATTGGAGAACACAAAGGATCTGACAAAAATCACATTGGCAGAAGTGCTACATGCCCTGCAAGCTCAAGAGTAA